One Barnesiella propionica genomic window carries:
- a CDS encoding ABC transporter permease, producing the protein MLDIWEEIWSSLQKNKLRTFLTGFSVAWGIFMLILLLGSGNGLKNGVKKQFGDRAKNSMVVWPGRTSLPWNGLQKGRKVKFGNQSLRYLKQQHPEISKITPTFSLWNTTISYGKEYTNNSTTGVSPDFKEIRNIEVKPGNGRFVNETDIRDRRKVVILHERTAELLFKNEREKALGKYVKINNLAFQVVGIYSDENLSRTPSVFMPLTAAQLLRPDTWGYGSFEFTVDGIKSKEEGSAFEQSVRKTLGQALSYNPQDQRAVWVWNVLENYMQTMGIFNGISFFIWIIGIGTLIAGIVGVSNIMLITVKERTREFGIRKALGASPVSILKLVVVESVLITLFFGYIGMVLGIGVTEGVAWILNQNPVGEGGFAVFTNPTVELPIAVAATAVLVLAGVLAGYFPARKAVKIRPIEALRNE; encoded by the coding sequence ATGCTGGATATTTGGGAAGAGATATGGAGTTCTTTACAAAAGAATAAATTACGTACGTTCCTTACGGGATTTTCTGTCGCGTGGGGTATTTTTATGCTTATACTTTTACTGGGATCGGGGAACGGACTGAAAAACGGAGTCAAAAAACAATTCGGAGATCGTGCTAAAAATTCGATGGTCGTGTGGCCGGGGCGCACTTCTTTGCCTTGGAACGGCTTGCAAAAGGGACGTAAAGTCAAATTTGGAAATCAGTCTCTCCGGTATTTGAAACAACAACATCCCGAGATCAGTAAAATTACTCCTACATTCAGTTTATGGAATACTACTATTTCGTATGGAAAAGAATATACGAATAACAGTACTACCGGAGTATCGCCTGATTTTAAAGAGATCAGGAATATAGAGGTTAAGCCGGGTAACGGGCGGTTTGTGAACGAGACCGACATACGAGACCGTAGAAAAGTAGTAATACTGCATGAACGAACTGCGGAATTATTGTTTAAAAATGAAAGAGAGAAAGCCCTGGGAAAATATGTAAAGATCAATAATCTTGCTTTTCAGGTAGTGGGTATTTATAGTGATGAGAATCTGAGCCGTACCCCTTCGGTATTTATGCCTTTAACGGCTGCTCAGTTACTAAGGCCTGATACATGGGGCTACGGCAGTTTCGAATTTACCGTGGATGGTATAAAAAGCAAAGAGGAAGGGAGTGCTTTTGAGCAATCTGTACGCAAAACTTTAGGTCAGGCTTTGTCTTATAATCCTCAGGACCAGCGCGCTGTATGGGTGTGGAATGTTCTGGAAAACTATATGCAGACTATGGGAATATTTAACGGGATATCTTTTTTCATCTGGATCATAGGGATAGGAACATTAATAGCCGGAATTGTCGGTGTGAGCAATATCATGTTGATAACAGTAAAAGAACGTACCCGGGAATTCGGTATTCGTAAGGCATTGGGAGCCTCTCCTGTATCTATATTGAAGCTGGTGGTCGTGGAGTCAGTACTGATCACTTTATTTTTCGGATATATAGGAATGGTTTTGGGTATCGGCGTTACCGAAGGAGTGGCATGGATATTGAACCAAAATCCGGTAGGAGAAGGAGGCTTTGCGGTATTTACAAATCCTACGGTAGAATTGCCTATAGCCGTTGCAGCGACTGCTGTTCTGGTTTTGGCAGGTGTTTTGGCAGGATATTTTCCGGCTCGTAAGGCGGTGAAAATAAGACCTATCGAAGCTTTGCGTAATGAATGA
- a CDS encoding ABC transporter ATP-binding protein — protein sequence MVRLEDVNKTYFGGSPLHVLKGINLEIAKGEMVSIMGASGSGKSTLLNILGILDNYDSGNYYLNDVLIKGLSETKAAEYRNRMIGFVFQSFNLISFKNAMENVALPLYYQHVSRKKRNEMAMEYLDRVGLREHALHLPSEMSGGQKQRVAIARALIANPQMILADEPTGALDSTTSQEVIDLLREVNETQGMTMVVVTHERDIAAQTDKVIHIKDGIIGSIENLR from the coding sequence ATGGTACGATTGGAAGATGTAAACAAAACTTATTTTGGAGGAAGTCCTCTGCATGTGCTGAAGGGTATAAATCTGGAGATAGCGAAAGGCGAAATGGTCTCGATCATGGGTGCGTCGGGTTCCGGAAAATCCACGTTATTAAATATTCTGGGAATTCTTGATAATTACGACTCTGGAAACTATTATCTGAATGATGTTTTGATAAAAGGCCTTTCCGAAACGAAGGCTGCCGAATACAGAAACCGTATGATCGGCTTTGTGTTCCAGTCTTTCAACCTTATTTCTTTTAAGAATGCAATGGAGAATGTGGCTTTGCCGTTGTACTACCAGCATGTATCGAGAAAAAAGAGAAATGAAATGGCTATGGAATATCTGGACCGTGTAGGCTTGCGAGAACATGCTTTACATTTGCCCAGTGAAATGTCGGGAGGTCAAAAACAGCGGGTCGCTATTGCCCGCGCTTTGATTGCCAACCCTCAAATGATTCTGGCCGATGAGCCTACAGGCGCATTGGACAGTACGACTTCTCAGGAAGTTATAGACCTGTTGCGTGAAGTGAATGAGACGCAAGGAATGACAATGGTGGTTGTGACCCATGAACGCGATATTGCGGCACAAACAGATAAAGTGATACATATTAAGGACGGGATCATTGGTTCCATTGAAAACCTGAGATAA
- a CDS encoding thymidylate synthase codes for MKQYLELLRHVLDNGISKEDRTGTGTTSVFGYQMRFNLEDGFPLLTTKKVHLKSIIHELLWFLKGDTNVKYLQENGVRIWNEWADEKGNLGHIYGYQWRSWPDYNGGHIDQIKNAVETIKHNPDSRRIIVSSWNVADLPQMNLPPCHAFFQFYVAEGRLSLQLYQRSADIFLGVPFNIASYALLLQMMAQVTGLKAGDFIHTLGDAHIYNNHREQVMLQLTREPRPLPKMIINPEIKDIFHFTYEDFSLTGYDPYPAIKGTVSV; via the coding sequence ATGAAACAATATTTAGAATTATTACGACATGTCCTGGACAACGGGATTTCGAAAGAAGACAGGACAGGTACAGGCACCACAAGTGTTTTCGGCTATCAAATGAGATTCAATCTGGAAGACGGCTTTCCTCTTCTTACTACTAAGAAAGTACATTTGAAATCCATTATACACGAACTGCTTTGGTTTCTTAAAGGTGATACGAATGTAAAATATTTACAAGAAAACGGCGTAAGGATATGGAATGAATGGGCCGATGAAAAAGGAAACCTGGGACATATTTACGGATACCAGTGGCGTTCCTGGCCCGACTATAACGGAGGACATATAGACCAAATAAAGAATGCGGTAGAAACAATTAAGCACAATCCCGACTCCCGTCGTATTATTGTCAGTTCCTGGAATGTCGCAGATTTGCCTCAGATGAATCTGCCTCCCTGTCATGCCTTCTTTCAGTTCTATGTAGCCGAAGGCCGTCTAAGTCTTCAATTATACCAAAGAAGTGCCGATATATTTCTGGGAGTACCTTTTAATATCGCTTCATATGCTTTACTGTTACAAATGATGGCTCAGGTTACCGGGCTCAAAGCGGGTGATTTCATCCATACTCTGGGAGATGCGCATATCTACAACAATCACAGAGAACAAGTGATGTTACAGTTAACAAGAGAACCCCGTCCTTTGCCTAAAATGATCATAAATCCTGAAATTAAGGACATTTTCCATTTCACATACGAAGATTTTTCTTTGACCGGATACGATCCTTATCCGGCCATTAAAGGTACTGTCTCTGTTTAA
- a CDS encoding dihydrofolate reductase has protein sequence MARLSLIAAVAGNGAIGKEQDLLCHLPNDLKHFKTLTLGHTIIMGRKTFESLPKGALPNRENIVLSRRKDALFPGAKVFHSLQDAISKYPDNEELFIIGGATLYKETIGMAENLYITHIHHIFDDADTFFPAIDTDKWEETERTEMPADDRHPYSYCFTRYRRKTL, from the coding sequence ATGGCCAGACTATCTCTAATAGCTGCAGTCGCCGGAAACGGCGCCATCGGAAAAGAGCAAGATTTACTATGTCATCTTCCCAATGACCTGAAACATTTTAAAACGCTGACATTAGGACACACTATTATCATGGGCCGAAAAACTTTTGAATCTTTGCCGAAGGGAGCTCTCCCCAACCGGGAGAACATCGTTCTCAGCCGTCGTAAAGATGCGTTGTTTCCGGGGGCCAAAGTATTTCACTCCCTTCAGGATGCAATCTCCAAGTATCCGGATAATGAAGAACTGTTCATCATCGGTGGAGCTACACTATACAAAGAAACTATCGGAATGGCTGAGAATCTATATATCACTCACATACATCATATATTCGACGATGCCGATACCTTTTTTCCTGCCATTGACACCGACAAATGGGAAGAAACAGAAAGAACAGAAATGCCGGCCGACGACCGTCATCCCTATTCTTATTGCTTTACCCGCTACCGCAGGAAAACGCTTTAA
- a CDS encoding PepSY-like domain-containing protein, with the protein MKKIDSWFILCCLLIPILFVSCHDDDKIDYNDMPEAIHTFINDYFPGTTVTKSEKISGEAHYKVNLSNGFELKFYKEGGWQEIDGNNQPLPQALLYEILPGNVITYVATQYPAASVVEAERHDYGYKIELNTAPEVDLKFDNDGLIIQS; encoded by the coding sequence ATGAAGAAGATTGATAGTTGGTTTATATTATGTTGTTTGCTTATACCTATATTATTTGTTTCTTGTCATGATGATGATAAGATTGATTATAATGATATGCCGGAGGCCATTCATACTTTTATTAATGACTATTTTCCGGGAACTACCGTTACAAAATCAGAAAAAATCAGTGGGGAAGCACATTATAAAGTGAATCTGTCAAATGGTTTCGAACTGAAATTCTATAAAGAAGGAGGTTGGCAGGAAATAGACGGAAATAATCAGCCATTACCTCAGGCCTTGTTGTATGAAATATTACCTGGGAATGTTATAACGTATGTGGCTACACAATATCCTGCCGCTTCTGTTGTTGAAGCGGAACGCCATGATTATGGTTATAAGATAGAGTTGAATACAGCTCCGGAAGTAGATTTGAAATTTGATAATGACGGTTTGATTATTCAGTCATAA
- a CDS encoding four helix bundle protein, which translates to MDICKLNGPKMEMAQNMMSLARSMSHGLAENQLTQELIKQIVAVGGLIETAAHTREKKEQIRILKKALQASYKASFCLDLLNTVSAVDINSYYKFNKSHQEVTDILINFTETK; encoded by the coding sequence ATGGATATATGCAAACTCAACGGGCCTAAAATGGAAATGGCTCAAAATATGATGTCTCTGGCACGTAGCATGAGCCACGGACTTGCCGAAAATCAGCTGACACAGGAATTAATAAAACAGATAGTAGCTGTAGGAGGACTCATTGAAACTGCAGCTCATACCCGGGAAAAAAAAGAACAAATAAGAATTTTGAAAAAAGCATTGCAGGCATCATATAAAGCGTCTTTTTGTCTGGATCTACTAAATACGGTATCTGCCGTTGATATCAACAGCTACTATAAATTTAACAAAAGCCATCAGGAAGTTACAGATATTCTTATTAATTTCACAGAAACAAAATAA